In one window of Arachis ipaensis cultivar K30076 chromosome B06, Araip1.1, whole genome shotgun sequence DNA:
- the LOC107604875 gene encoding cytochrome b-c1 complex subunit Rieske-4, mitochondrial produces MLRVAAKRFSSLSSSSWRANHAASAFVSRNPIAPHYDSHDRGSAPQPQFFLPFRGFATGLPVHTKENSIIPEIPATVAAVKNPSSKIVYDEHNHERYPPGDPSKRAFAYFVLTGGRFVYASLVRLLILKFVLSMSASKDVLALASLEVDLSSIEPGTTVTVKWRGKPVFIRRRTEDDIKLANSVDVGSLRDPQQDAERVKNPEWLIVIGVCTHLGCIPLPNAGDFGGWFCPCHGSHYDISGRIRKGPAPYNLEVPTYTFLEENKLLIG; encoded by the exons ATGTTGAGGGTTGCGGCAAAGAGGTTCTCTTCTCTGTCTTCGTCTTCATGGAGAGCTAACCACGCTGCCTCTGCTTTCGTCTCTCGGAACCCCATCGCTCCTCACTATGACTCCCACGATCGCGGATCCGCTCCCCAACCCCAATTCTTTCTCCCATTCCGAG GTTTTGCTACTGGATTGCCAGTCCATACAAAAGAAAACAGCATTATTCCTGAAATTCCAGCAACTGTCGCTGCTGTCAAAAACCCTTCCTCTAAGATTGTATACGATGAACACAATCATGAACGATATCCTCCTGGTGACCCAAGCAAGAGGGCATTTGCCTACTTTGTCCTAACAGGTGGTAGATTTGTCTATGCCTCTCTTGTCCGTCTCCTTATCCTCAAGTTTGTGCTCAGCATGTCAGCCAGTAAGGATGTTCTTGCTCTGGCTTCACTTGAAGTTGATCTCTCCAGCATTGAGCCAGGCACCACTGTGACTGTTAAGTGGCGTGGAAAGCCTGTGTTCATCAGGCGCAGAACAGAAGATGATATTAAGCTGGCAAACAGCGTTGATGTTGGATCTCTTCGCGATCCCCAGCAGGATGCGGAGAGAGTCAAGAACCCCGAGTGGCTCATTGTGATTGGGGTTTGCACACATTTGGGTTGTATCCCCTTGCCAAATGCTGGTGACTTTGGTGGTTGGTTTTGCCCTTGCCATGGCTCACATTATGATATTTCTGGCAGAATTAGAAAGGGACCAGCGCCATACAATCTGGAGGTACCAACTTATACCTTCTTGGAAGAGAACAAGTTGCTAATTGGTTGA